One genomic window of Ruminococcus gauvreauii includes the following:
- a CDS encoding tetratricopeptide repeat protein, which translates to MNCMNCGALLNESSHCPKCGFDVVVQKKAYLLSNLYYNQGLEKAEIRDLSGSIDLLKRSLKFNKLNIQARNLLGLVYFETGEAVSALSEWVISKNIMPEGNIAAEYIDRLQANANKLDGINQTIKKYNEALGCCRNGSSDVAVIQLKKILTQNPKLIKAYHLLALNYIHEKEYEKARRILKKAAKIDKTNSTTLRFLREVDEQTGTHTNLESRWNFRRNKREEREEQMIVNDVILPPAFRESSVFSTVLNIGFGLVVGACVVWFLFVPARVQSINREANQKVTEYSNTMASQAAELSKMEDKIRESEETVTSAQDQISQADERVTSYENLIKAWSAYQEENYTNAANSLAEVNVELLSVDAKAIYDSIYADIRSTLFSKFKTAGIEAFDQQDYATAVTQLVQALEIDETDYEVLNVLAHSYRESGDTQNALKYFQEIIKQNPDTRRASSAQAYIDAINSGQDILDADENGQAPAGGGEEDAQGGSGEEPQSGNEEDEGSPEEDTGEGDGSPTDPGNEGNTGDNYEE; encoded by the coding sequence ATGAATTGTATGAACTGCGGTGCTCTGTTGAATGAATCCTCACACTGCCCGAAGTGCGGGTTCGATGTAGTGGTGCAGAAAAAAGCATATCTCCTTTCGAATCTGTATTATAATCAGGGACTTGAAAAAGCGGAAATCCGGGATTTATCCGGATCAATCGATTTGCTGAAACGGAGCCTGAAATTTAATAAGCTGAATATACAGGCGAGAAATCTGCTGGGACTGGTGTATTTTGAGACAGGAGAGGCTGTCTCGGCACTGAGCGAATGGGTGATCAGCAAGAATATTATGCCGGAGGGGAACATAGCAGCCGAATATATCGACAGGCTGCAGGCGAATGCCAACAAGCTGGACGGAATCAACCAGACCATAAAGAAATATAATGAGGCACTGGGCTGCTGCAGGAACGGAAGTTCTGATGTAGCGGTGATTCAGCTGAAGAAGATTCTGACGCAGAATCCCAAGCTGATCAAGGCGTATCATCTGCTGGCACTTAATTATATTCATGAGAAGGAATACGAGAAGGCCAGACGGATTCTCAAGAAGGCGGCAAAAATTGATAAGACAAACTCCACGACGCTGCGTTTTCTCAGGGAAGTTGATGAACAGACCGGCACGCATACAAATCTGGAATCCAGATGGAACTTCAGGAGAAATAAGCGTGAAGAACGGGAAGAGCAGATGATTGTCAATGATGTGATTCTGCCGCCTGCCTTCAGAGAGAGCTCCGTGTTCTCCACGGTTTTGAATATCGGCTTCGGGCTAGTCGTGGGAGCGTGCGTTGTATGGTTTCTGTTTGTTCCGGCGAGGGTGCAGAGCATTAATCGTGAGGCCAATCAAAAGGTTACAGAGTACAGTAACACGATGGCCAGCCAGGCGGCTGAGCTGTCTAAGATGGAAGATAAGATCAGGGAATCGGAAGAAACTGTAACATCTGCACAGGATCAGATCTCCCAGGCGGATGAGCGCGTGACCAGTTATGAAAATCTGATCAAGGCGTGGAGCGCATATCAGGAAGAAAATTATACAAACGCGGCAAATTCACTTGCCGAGGTGAACGTGGAGCTGTTGTCGGTAGATGCTAAGGCGATCTATGACAGTATCTACGCGGATATCAGGTCCACACTGTTTTCTAAATTTAAAACTGCAGGAATTGAGGCATTTGACCAGCAGGATTATGCGACGGCTGTCACACAGCTGGTGCAGGCTTTGGAGATCGATGAAACGGACTATGAAGTACTGAATGTTCTGGCGCATTCTTACCGCGAAAGCGGTGACACACAAAATGCATTGAAATATTTTCAGGAGATCATTAAACAGAATCCGGATACGCGGCGTGCGTCAAGTGCACAGGCATACATCGATGCCATCAACAGCGGCCAGGATATCCTGGACGCGGACGAGAACGGCCAGGCGCCCGCCGGAGGCGGTGAAGAAGATGCGCAGGGCGGATCCGGGGAAGAACCTCAGTCGGGTAACGAAGAAGACGAAGGAAGCCCGGAAGAGGATACAGGTGAGGGGGACGGCTCTCCCACAGATCCGGGAAATGAAGGCAATACCGGGGACAACTACGAAGAATAG
- a CDS encoding bifunctional folylpolyglutamate synthase/dihydrofolate synthase: protein MNYTEAVTYIEQIPRFAIKEPLAHAKELLRRVGDPQNTMKVIHVAGTNGKGSVCAYLASMLREGGLSCGLFTSPHLVRMNERFRVNGEMMDDESFVRLFGRVKQVTDEFVAEGLEHPSYFEILFAVGMLYFQEQQVEYAVLETGLGGRLDATNTVLHPLACIITSISLDHTEYLGDTVEKIAAEKAGIIKPGVPVIFDGCSPDAAKVIKRRADELASPAFMLEESMYEVVSNTPEGIRFLFGGEDELTIPYVAAYQMMNASLAYFTMKILKNTHGLTDEVLRRGIAATKWEGRMETILPGVIVDGAHNEDGVRRFVETAVHFKQNYKITILFSAVADKRYRGMIAEICRRIRPDAVVSTQIEGERIVSAGELAEEFRKNGCRMVYVQPDIAKAFDEARAMKGDGLLFCVGSLYLVGEIKKCLRRYENDKL, encoded by the coding sequence TTGAATTATACAGAAGCAGTAACTTATATAGAACAGATTCCGCGATTTGCGATTAAAGAACCGCTTGCTCATGCAAAAGAACTTCTTCGCCGTGTGGGAGACCCGCAGAATACCATGAAGGTAATTCATGTGGCAGGGACGAATGGGAAAGGCAGCGTATGTGCGTATCTGGCATCGATGCTGCGGGAAGGCGGACTTTCCTGCGGCTTGTTTACGTCTCCGCATCTGGTGAGGATGAATGAACGTTTTCGTGTGAACGGCGAAATGATGGACGATGAATCCTTTGTCAGGCTGTTTGGCAGGGTAAAGCAGGTGACAGACGAGTTTGTGGCAGAAGGCCTGGAACATCCAAGCTACTTTGAGATCCTGTTTGCAGTAGGGATGCTTTATTTTCAGGAACAACAGGTGGAGTACGCTGTGCTGGAAACCGGACTGGGCGGCAGGCTGGATGCGACGAATACGGTTTTGCACCCTCTTGCATGCATTATCACATCGATCAGTCTCGATCATACAGAATATCTGGGAGATACGGTGGAAAAGATAGCCGCCGAAAAAGCCGGCATTATCAAACCGGGGGTCCCCGTGATATTCGATGGATGCAGTCCGGATGCGGCAAAGGTGATAAAAAGACGTGCGGATGAGCTTGCAAGCCCCGCATTTATGCTGGAGGAATCCATGTATGAGGTGGTCAGCAATACGCCGGAGGGGATCAGGTTTCTCTTTGGCGGTGAGGATGAGCTGACGATTCCGTATGTGGCGGCATATCAGATGATGAACGCATCTCTGGCATATTTTACGATGAAGATTCTGAAAAATACACATGGCCTGACCGACGAGGTACTCAGAAGGGGAATTGCCGCGACGAAGTGGGAGGGGCGCATGGAAACGATACTTCCCGGAGTGATCGTGGACGGGGCGCACAACGAAGACGGTGTCCGCAGGTTTGTGGAGACGGCTGTTCACTTTAAGCAGAACTATAAGATTACTATTTTATTTTCTGCGGTTGCAGACAAGCGGTACCGGGGAATGATCGCTGAGATCTGCCGGCGGATTCGCCCGGATGCTGTTGTGTCGACACAGATTGAAGGCGAACGCATCGTATCAGCCGGAGAGCTCGCAGAGGAATTTCGGAAGAACGGGTGCCGCATGGTATATGTGCAGCCTGATATTGCGAAGGCGTTTGATGAAGCCCGTGCGATGAAAGGAGACGGTCTTCTGTTCTGTGTGGGGTCCCTGTATCTGGTGGGAGAGATCAAGAAGTGTCTAAGGAGATACGAAAATGATAAATTATGA
- a CDS encoding type 1 periplasmic-binding domain-containing protein, giving the protein MKARVLGMTMAGVVMAGMLSACGTESAAGNEEVSGVIGYLCYDMDQDTEAFADELSAEADSLGYGCRIINLAGNDRKLVSECIGMLNENVDVLVVTPDKSVDAQPVAEAAHDNDVSVVLNGFGSSAVDYDRLVSTTGYAGGKAAAESAVELMTGGN; this is encoded by the coding sequence ATGAAGGCAAGAGTACTGGGTATGACAATGGCAGGTGTTGTTATGGCGGGTATGCTTAGCGCCTGCGGAACGGAAAGCGCTGCAGGTAACGAGGAGGTGAGCGGTGTGATCGGGTATCTGTGTTATGACATGGATCAGGACACGGAAGCGTTTGCGGATGAACTGAGCGCAGAAGCAGACAGCCTGGGCTACGGCTGCCGGATCATAAACCTGGCCGGAAATGACAGGAAACTGGTGTCGGAGTGTATCGGGATGCTGAATGAGAACGTGGATGTGCTGGTCGTGACGCCGGATAAGTCCGTTGACGCGCAGCCTGTCGCGGAAGCCGCACACGATAACGATGTTTCCGTCGTTCTTAATGGGTTTGGAAGCAGTGCCGTAGACTATGACAGGCTTGTCAGTACGACAGGGTATGCCGGAGGAAAGGCTGCAGCGGAATCTGCGGTTGAACTGATGACAGGCGGAAATTAA
- a CDS encoding Gfo/Idh/MocA family protein, whose product MYLKYGMVGGGNGAFIGDVHRRGAFLGGFAKLTAGCFTRNPEKNAQAAEEWNVEDRSRVYANYKEMAEAESSRADGIDFVAITTPNDTHYDIARTFLEKGIHVICDKPVTSTVEQAKELKKLAEENNLCFAVTYSYHGYAMVRQAREMIEAGKIGEIVYVTTEYPQDWLLLGLRDEETRKKMWRIDPERANGSLCTVDIGTHLESLIHAATGLEITKVLARFDNTVDGLPLETNSNVMLQLSNGASGNLWSSIVAIGHDADVRIRIYGTEGSLEWYHGKQGLLKFARLGEPVQYLAMNRDYNGEQSLGMSHLPAGHPEGYYEAFGNIYEAFCRDVIARKDGATEKQYIYPDIEDGINGVRFVDACVESNANGNVWVEI is encoded by the coding sequence ATGTATCTGAAGTATGGTATGGTAGGCGGGGGTAATGGAGCTTTTATCGGAGATGTACACAGAAGAGGAGCTTTTTTGGGAGGATTTGCGAAACTGACAGCCGGATGCTTTACGAGAAATCCGGAAAAAAATGCGCAGGCCGCAGAAGAATGGAATGTGGAGGATAGGAGCCGCGTGTATGCCAATTATAAAGAGATGGCAGAAGCGGAAAGCTCCCGCGCGGACGGCATTGATTTTGTTGCTATTACAACACCGAATGATACCCATTATGACATTGCGAGGACGTTTCTGGAAAAGGGAATCCATGTAATCTGTGACAAGCCGGTCACATCGACGGTTGAGCAGGCGAAGGAGCTGAAGAAACTGGCGGAAGAAAACAATCTTTGTTTTGCTGTCACCTATTCTTATCACGGGTATGCGATGGTGCGTCAGGCAAGAGAGATGATTGAGGCAGGAAAAATCGGAGAAATCGTGTATGTGACAACAGAGTATCCGCAGGACTGGCTGCTTCTGGGGCTGCGTGATGAAGAGACACGTAAAAAAATGTGGCGGATCGATCCGGAGCGGGCGAATGGGTCGCTGTGTACTGTGGATATCGGGACTCATCTGGAATCTCTGATCCATGCCGCCACAGGACTGGAAATTACAAAAGTACTGGCACGCTTTGACAATACGGTGGACGGATTACCGCTTGAAACGAACAGCAATGTGATGCTGCAGCTCAGCAACGGGGCTTCGGGAAATCTGTGGTCTTCCATTGTAGCAATCGGTCATGATGCAGATGTACGCATCCGTATCTATGGAACCGAAGGAAGCCTGGAGTGGTATCATGGTAAACAGGGACTGCTGAAATTTGCACGTCTTGGAGAGCCGGTTCAGTATCTGGCTATGAACCGTGATTACAATGGGGAGCAGAGTCTTGGCATGTCGCATTTGCCGGCAGGTCACCCGGAAGGATATTATGAGGCGTTTGGAAATATCTATGAAGCGTTTTGCCGGGATGTCATTGCAAGAAAAGATGGGGCGACGGAGAAACAATACATTTATCCGGACATTGAAGACGGTATTAACGGTGTTCGATTTGTCGATGCCTGTGTCGAAAGCAATGCAAACGGTAACGTATGGGTGGAGATCTGA